Genomic DNA from Dehalococcoidia bacterium:
TGGGCGACCGTGTCAATGCCGGCGACCTGCTGCTGGTCTTGCAGTAGCGACGCCACCGCACGCCGGCGACAGCGCGGGGGCCGTCGAAGAGCGGCCCTCGTTTGGCGTCAAAACGCAAACGCGACAGGGGGCGAAAGCGATGCGCAAGAAGGTCACGATCGTCGGCGCGGGCAACACGGGCGCGACGATGGCGCTGCTGCTGGCGATGAAGGGCTACGCCGATATCGTCTTGCAAGACATCATCGAGGACATGCCGCAGGGCAAGGCGCTCGACATGCTCGAAGCCGGCCCGATCCTGGGCTACGACAGCCAGATCAGCGGCGCCAACGACTGGAATGAGACGAAGAACTCCGACATCGTGCTGATCACCTCCGGCGTGCCGCGCAAGCCGGGCATGACGCGCGACGACCTGCTCAAGGTGAACATGGGCATCGTCAAGAGCGTGGCGGAGAACGCGATCAAAGCCTCCCCAAACGCGATCTTCGTCGTCTTCGCCAACCCGATGGACGCCATGTGCCACGTCGTCAAAGACGTGACGGGCCTGCCCAAGCAGCGCATCATCGGCCAGGGCGGCGTGCTGGACACGGCGCGCTTCCGCACCTTCATCGCGCAGGAGCTGGGCGTCTCCGTCGAGGAGGTCGCGGCCTACGTGCTCGGCGGCCACGGCGACACGATGGTGCCGCTCACGGGCTACACGACGGTCGCCGGGCAGCCGGTCGAGCACCTGATCGCGAAGGACCGGCTGGAGCAGATTGT
This window encodes:
- the mdh gene encoding malate dehydrogenase, with the translated sequence MRKKVTIVGAGNTGATMALLLAMKGYADIVLQDIIEDMPQGKALDMLEAGPILGYDSQISGANDWNETKNSDIVLITSGVPRKPGMTRDDLLKVNMGIVKSVAENAIKASPNAIFVVFANPMDAMCHVVKDVTGLPKQRIIGQGGVLDTARFRTFIAQELGVSVEEVAAYVLGGHGDTMVPLTGYTTVAGQPVEHLIAKDRLEQIVQRAREGGAEIVRLLKTGSAFYAPAAATIEMVDAILMDRKRILPCATYLEGEFGISGLFVGVPVKLGAGGVEQVVELPLDASTKAALHKSADAVRELVEAMARIKAEAPA